The proteins below are encoded in one region of Paeniglutamicibacter cryotolerans:
- a CDS encoding NAD(P)/FAD-dependent oxidoreductase, with the protein MTVNGNVSFWFAADGLPGQRTPLTGDTIADVVIVGAGYTGLWTAYYLKKADPSLDIVVLESRFAGFGASGRNGGWLTNSITGGRDQYVASHGRSTVGRFQELLNETVDEVISVSGAEGIDAGYIKGGELNVARNQAQLLRLQALADDEAQWPEAGARLLDAGQTRERVDIAGALGSIHHPHAARIHPVKLVRGLADACLRLGVRIYEGTTVTEVLPRKAITTYGTVQATYILRATEGFTANLKGAHREWLPMNSSMIATEPLPDSVWDAIGWNGRDVVGDMAHAYMYAQRTADNRIALGGRGVPYRYGSKTDTDGATQRGTIKLLTDILHVMFPATRDAAIDHAWAGVLGVPRDWKATVGLDKETGIGWAGGYVGTGVTATNLAGRTLRDLILDPGSELASMPWVNRKVRRWEVEPARWVAVQTLYKAYGMADWAEKGGKSSTSKIAHLADRVSGRV; encoded by the coding sequence ATGACTGTTAACGGCAACGTTTCCTTTTGGTTCGCCGCCGATGGCCTCCCGGGTCAGCGCACGCCCCTGACCGGGGACACCATCGCCGACGTGGTGATCGTCGGTGCCGGCTACACCGGGTTGTGGACCGCGTACTACCTGAAGAAGGCCGACCCGTCGCTGGATATTGTGGTGCTCGAATCCAGGTTTGCCGGCTTCGGCGCCTCCGGGCGCAACGGCGGGTGGCTGACCAATTCGATCACCGGTGGCCGGGATCAGTACGTTGCATCCCACGGACGGTCTACGGTGGGCCGTTTCCAGGAGCTGCTGAACGAAACGGTTGACGAGGTCATTAGCGTATCCGGCGCTGAAGGCATCGACGCCGGATACATCAAGGGCGGGGAGCTGAACGTGGCCCGCAACCAGGCCCAGCTGCTGCGCCTGCAGGCCCTGGCCGACGATGAGGCGCAGTGGCCCGAGGCCGGAGCCCGGTTGTTGGATGCCGGGCAGACCAGGGAACGGGTGGACATCGCCGGGGCGCTGGGCTCCATCCACCACCCCCATGCGGCCCGGATCCACCCCGTGAAGCTGGTCCGCGGTCTGGCCGATGCCTGCTTGAGGCTGGGCGTGAGGATCTACGAGGGGACCACCGTCACCGAGGTCTTGCCGCGCAAGGCCATCACCACGTACGGAACCGTTCAAGCCACCTATATCCTGCGCGCCACCGAGGGGTTCACCGCGAACCTGAAGGGCGCTCACCGCGAATGGCTGCCCATGAACTCCTCCATGATCGCCACCGAACCGCTGCCGGATTCGGTATGGGATGCCATTGGCTGGAACGGACGCGATGTCGTGGGCGACATGGCCCACGCCTATATGTATGCCCAACGCACCGCCGATAACCGCATCGCCTTGGGCGGGCGCGGGGTGCCGTACCGCTACGGATCCAAGACGGACACCGACGGGGCAACCCAGCGCGGCACCATCAAGCTACTCACAGATATCCTCCATGTCATGTTTCCAGCCACCCGCGATGCCGCGATCGACCACGCCTGGGCCGGCGTGCTGGGAGTCCCCCGGGATTGGAAGGCCACCGTCGGACTGGATAAGGAAACGGGTATCGGGTGGGCCGGAGGCTACGTGGGTACCGGGGTCACCGCCACCAACCTGGCCGGGCGGACCTTGCGGGACCTGATCCTTGACCCCGGCAGTGAGCTGGCCTCCATGCCGTGGGTGAACCGCAAGGTGCGACGCTGGGAAGTTGAGCCCGCCCGCTGGGTTGCGGTCCAGACGTTATACAAGGCTTACGGCATGGCCGACTGGGCAGAAAAGGGCGGCAAATCGTCAACCTCAAAGATCGCTCATCTTGCGGACCGCGTCTCTGGACGAGTCTAG
- a CDS encoding aromatic-ring-hydroxylating dioxygenase subunit beta, which yields MTSESTLTAPLENGFASDALLDPMVSKAIALIWHEATLLDAKNYVAWEALWTPGGKYVIPIDPDTDDFESGLNMIYDDARMRRMRVTRLTEGYSMSAVASARTARTISRFTVTANDGECVTLRSAQIIVGFKREKHLLLAADLEHRISFVDGEPRLDLKVVRLVNSEGAVTASGFLL from the coding sequence ATGACTAGCGAAAGCACCCTGACGGCACCCCTGGAAAACGGCTTCGCGTCCGACGCGCTGCTCGATCCGATGGTCTCCAAGGCCATCGCGCTGATCTGGCACGAGGCCACGCTGCTCGATGCCAAAAACTACGTCGCCTGGGAGGCCCTGTGGACCCCGGGCGGGAAGTACGTGATCCCGATCGATCCGGACACCGATGACTTCGAGTCCGGCCTGAACATGATCTACGACGATGCCCGGATGCGCCGCATGCGCGTGACCCGGCTGACCGAGGGCTACTCGATGTCTGCCGTCGCCTCGGCGCGCACGGCACGCACCATCTCCCGCTTCACCGTCACGGCGAACGACGGCGAGTGCGTGACGCTGCGCTCGGCGCAGATCATCGTGGGATTCAAGCGCGAAAAGCACCTGCTGCTGGCCGCAGACCTGGAACACCGGATCAGCTTCGTCGACGGCGAACCGCGCCTGGATCTGAAGGTCGTCCGCCTGGTCAATTCCGAAGGGGCCGTCACGGCCTCGGGATTCCTCCTCTAA
- a CDS encoding SDR family NAD(P)-dependent oxidoreductase — translation MTTTVETTAAPRIDNGQVAVVTGATRGLGAVIARTLHAAGYSVLATGSRIGPVQDLADELDPSGKTAAATVLDVRSKDDFSAALQAAVERWGTAHVLVNNAGRSQVQALMDISPEDFSAIVSTNLDGVFLGCQVFGSYFASNGYGRIVNIGSLAGQNGGTATGAHYAAAKGGVVTLTKVFARDLASGGVTVNSVSPGPLDLPVVHETVAPDKLEAVKASIPVGRLGSAEFIASTVALLASPEAASVNGASWDINGGLFMR, via the coding sequence ATGACGACAACAGTTGAAACCACGGCAGCACCCCGCATCGACAACGGCCAAGTCGCCGTCGTCACCGGCGCAACCCGCGGACTGGGCGCGGTCATCGCGCGCACCCTGCATGCTGCCGGCTATTCGGTGCTCGCCACCGGCAGCCGGATCGGACCGGTCCAGGACCTGGCCGACGAGCTGGATCCCAGCGGCAAGACGGCCGCAGCCACGGTGCTCGACGTCCGCAGCAAGGACGACTTCTCAGCGGCGCTCCAAGCCGCGGTGGAGCGTTGGGGAACGGCCCACGTGCTGGTCAACAACGCCGGCCGCTCCCAGGTCCAGGCGCTGATGGACATCAGCCCGGAGGACTTCTCGGCGATCGTTTCCACCAACCTCGACGGCGTCTTCCTGGGCTGCCAGGTTTTCGGCAGCTACTTCGCTTCCAACGGCTACGGCCGCATCGTGAACATCGGCTCACTGGCCGGCCAGAACGGCGGCACAGCCACCGGCGCGCACTACGCGGCAGCCAAGGGCGGAGTGGTCACCTTGACCAAGGTCTTCGCCCGCGACCTGGCCTCCGGCGGTGTCACGGTGAACTCGGTGTCCCCGGGCCCGCTCGATCTGCCGGTGGTCCACGAGACGGTCGCCCCGGACAAGCTGGAGGCCGTCAAGGCGAGCATTCCCGTGGGCCGTCTCGGCTCCGCGGAATTCATCGCCTCGACCGTCGCCCTGCTGGCATCCCCCGAGGCCGCTTCGGTCAACGGCGCCAGCTGGGACATCAACGGGGGGCTGTTCATGCGCTGA
- a CDS encoding PDR/VanB family oxidoreductase produces MKKVRVKVAAVSDETSSIKTFRLERADGSVFAPAPAGAHIDIVGPTEVTRQYSLCNAPDEGSYLVAVKLEPESRGGSAALHGEVAVGTELEVSEPRNLLNVATDADRHVLVAAGIGITPMISIAYDLHRSNTDFELHYFARSHAEAAFTELLEQRCGFTESVRFHFGIPRGEQGAIMTALAQDAGAGVHVYTCGPVGFMEKVHDAFAPVIGEAQFHIEHFEAEAIDASHDTAFEVELDTGEVFEIPADRSIVDVLQENGIEVDTSCKEGICGTCVMGVLEGVPEHRDNCLSTSEKAANDQMATCVSRTCGKRLLLELF; encoded by the coding sequence ATGAAAAAGGTCCGGGTTAAAGTGGCAGCGGTTTCGGATGAAACCAGCAGCATCAAGACGTTTCGTTTGGAACGCGCCGACGGGTCGGTCTTTGCCCCGGCCCCGGCCGGCGCGCATATCGATATTGTCGGTCCCACCGAGGTCACCCGCCAGTACTCGCTGTGCAACGCACCGGACGAGGGCTCCTACCTGGTCGCGGTGAAGCTCGAACCCGAGTCCCGCGGCGGTTCCGCCGCACTTCACGGCGAGGTGGCCGTGGGCACCGAACTCGAGGTCAGCGAGCCGCGCAACCTGCTCAACGTGGCAACCGATGCCGACCGCCACGTGCTGGTGGCGGCCGGCATCGGCATCACCCCGATGATCAGCATCGCCTACGATCTGCACCGTTCGAACACCGACTTCGAGCTGCACTACTTTGCCCGCTCCCACGCGGAGGCCGCATTCACCGAGTTACTCGAGCAGCGCTGCGGCTTCACCGAATCGGTGCGCTTCCACTTCGGGATTCCGCGCGGCGAGCAGGGCGCCATCATGACCGCCCTCGCACAGGACGCCGGAGCCGGCGTCCATGTCTACACCTGTGGCCCGGTCGGCTTCATGGAGAAGGTCCATGACGCATTTGCCCCGGTGATCGGCGAGGCCCAGTTCCACATCGAGCATTTCGAGGCCGAGGCGATCGATGCCTCCCACGACACGGCGTTCGAGGTGGAACTGGATACCGGTGAAGTCTTCGAGATCCCGGCCGACCGCTCGATCGTGGACGTGCTCCAGGAAAACGGCATCGAGGTCGATACTTCCTGCAAGGAGGGAATCTGCGGCACCTGCGTCATGGGCGTGCTCGAGGGAGTTCCCGAGCACCGCGATAACTGCCTCTCCACCTCGGAGAAGGCGGCAAATGACCAGATGGCCACCTGCGTGTCCCGGACGTGCGGCAAGCGCCTGCTGTTGGAGCTCTTCTAG
- a CDS encoding nuclear transport factor 2 family protein, with the protein MVGVRATTSLTGLETRLQLLEAGESIRWIISRYLELCDVPQPEFDLAELGSLFTHDATWQGIGPEYDAKFGRYSGREAIVEMLGHHLLPGGPFTANAHVLGEGRINISFPTASGSWIMQQLSQYADGRQEVVAARITVDFELGGAMALIKAFRTQRLVALSPADLATPTLATTLRSH; encoded by the coding sequence ATGGTCGGAGTCCGGGCCACCACGAGCCTCACCGGGTTGGAGACGCGCCTGCAGCTGCTGGAGGCGGGCGAATCGATCCGCTGGATCATTTCCCGCTACCTGGAGTTGTGCGACGTTCCGCAACCGGAATTCGACCTCGCCGAGCTCGGCTCGCTGTTCACGCACGATGCCACCTGGCAGGGAATCGGACCCGAATATGATGCGAAGTTCGGCCGCTACAGCGGCCGCGAAGCCATCGTCGAAATGCTCGGTCACCACCTGCTGCCCGGCGGCCCGTTCACCGCCAATGCCCATGTGCTGGGCGAGGGACGCATCAACATCTCGTTCCCCACGGCGAGTGGCAGCTGGATCATGCAGCAGCTCTCGCAGTACGCGGACGGCCGCCAGGAAGTGGTGGCTGCCCGGATCACCGTGGACTTCGAACTCGGCGGGGCCATGGCCCTGATCAAGGCCTTCCGCACCCAGCGCCTCGTGGCGCTTTCCCCGGCGGACCTCGCCACCCCCACACTAGCCACCACCTTAAGGAGTCACTGA
- a CDS encoding acyl-CoA dehydrogenase family protein produces the protein MGQYRDADNTSLTPAVPARAKEQTNEEPHMTSVAEAPAQDTLTAVLELVDRRREEFNTNRFVPKDVIAAFKAAGIYRAATPRQFGGDALPPAEFLRKIELISTVDASSGWVASFGSALVYLAALPVDTQAELYKDGPDLAFAGGLFPVQKAELRNGAFHVKGTWKFASGCKGADLLGVGIAGGESAAGKPRTALLRPDQVTIQDNWDVIGLHGTGSHDLIVDGVDVDQDWTFIRGGEPMIDEPLYHYPTIAYAAQVLAVVNLGVGRAALDYATQIGAGRTGITGAPKLADRAYYRIELAKAEALLRSARAFFYEITEETYATVVATGRATDAQKALLRLASTHVAKVGAQAVNTAYSLSGTAAIYDGNPLQRHLRDSAVVTQHAFLGDGMYDGTGSVLMGQPPLIPGFI, from the coding sequence TTGGGTCAATACCGTGATGCAGACAACACCAGCCTGACCCCCGCAGTTCCCGCCCGGGCCAAGGAACAGACCAACGAGGAGCCCCACATGACGTCCGTTGCCGAAGCCCCAGCGCAGGACACGCTGACCGCGGTCCTGGAACTCGTCGATCGGCGGCGCGAGGAGTTCAACACGAACCGCTTCGTGCCCAAGGACGTCATCGCTGCCTTCAAGGCAGCCGGCATCTACCGCGCTGCCACCCCGCGCCAGTTCGGCGGCGACGCGCTGCCACCGGCAGAGTTCCTGCGCAAAATCGAACTGATCTCCACCGTCGATGCCTCCAGCGGCTGGGTTGCCAGCTTCGGCTCGGCCCTGGTGTACCTGGCGGCGCTGCCGGTGGACACGCAGGCCGAACTGTACAAGGACGGCCCCGACCTGGCTTTCGCCGGAGGGCTCTTCCCGGTCCAGAAGGCCGAGCTGAGAAACGGGGCGTTCCATGTCAAGGGCACCTGGAAGTTCGCCAGCGGCTGCAAGGGCGCCGACCTGCTCGGCGTGGGCATCGCCGGTGGCGAGTCGGCAGCGGGCAAGCCGCGCACGGCGCTGCTGCGCCCGGACCAGGTCACCATCCAGGACAACTGGGATGTCATCGGCCTGCATGGCACCGGCAGCCACGACTTGATCGTGGACGGCGTCGACGTGGACCAGGACTGGACGTTCATTCGCGGTGGCGAGCCGATGATCGACGAGCCGCTCTACCACTACCCCACCATTGCCTATGCGGCGCAGGTCCTGGCCGTGGTGAACCTCGGCGTAGGCCGTGCGGCCCTGGACTACGCGACGCAGATCGGCGCCGGACGGACCGGCATCACCGGCGCGCCGAAGCTTGCTGACCGCGCCTACTACCGCATCGAACTGGCCAAGGCCGAGGCCCTGCTGCGTTCGGCCCGTGCCTTCTTCTACGAGATCACCGAGGAAACATATGCGACTGTCGTCGCCACCGGCCGGGCCACGGATGCGCAGAAGGCGTTGCTGCGCCTGGCCTCCACGCACGTGGCCAAGGTCGGCGCGCAGGCAGTCAACACCGCCTACTCGCTCTCCGGCACAGCCGCGATCTACGACGGCAATCCGCTGCAGCGCCACCTGCGCGACTCGGCCGTCGTCACCCAGCATGCGTTCCTGGGCGATGGCATGTACGACGGCACCGGGTCGGTCCTGATGGGCCAGCCGCCTCTCATCCCCGGCTTCATCTAA
- a CDS encoding aromatic ring-hydroxylating oxygenase subunit alpha: MSTPLMENHDGFSALAATDRVAGQLYTDPEIFEAELEKIFYKTWVWVAHESEIPDKGNFKKAMIGRQPVIVTRDRKGALNVLLNRCRHRGASICEPDKGKANGFTCPYHSWSYSLDGQLRGIPYPEGYEGVIEKKDMPLQKLRVESYAGMVFASFNQDIEPLEDFLGDAKLWMDRFMMQGAGFGIKVQGEHKFRFDGNWKIQLENTTDGYHFPIVHRSWMASVDAETADMLSFMTDENAVTHALGNGHSVAIMVPEHVELDADDGTEELQERFRHIIDELSETMPADQVRRIVRSMHGAGFNLNLFPNVAMSMSFFRVLRPISVNETEVQHMALGLDGGPESVNRERLRIHEHFQGPFGFGTPDDAEAWDRVQRGANGNPQMPIMVNRGLNRETTGTEGWKTSHVTDESGMRESYSQWKKMMGND; the protein is encoded by the coding sequence ATGAGTACCCCCCTCATGGAGAACCACGACGGCTTCTCCGCACTTGCCGCCACCGATCGGGTCGCCGGGCAGCTTTACACCGATCCGGAGATCTTCGAGGCCGAGCTGGAGAAGATCTTCTACAAGACCTGGGTCTGGGTGGCCCACGAGTCGGAGATCCCGGACAAGGGCAACTTCAAGAAGGCGATGATCGGCCGCCAGCCGGTCATCGTCACCCGCGACCGCAAGGGCGCGCTGAACGTGCTGCTGAACCGCTGCCGCCACCGTGGCGCCTCGATCTGCGAGCCGGACAAGGGCAAGGCCAACGGCTTCACCTGCCCGTACCACTCCTGGTCCTACTCGCTCGACGGGCAGCTGCGCGGCATCCCGTACCCCGAGGGCTATGAGGGCGTGATCGAGAAGAAGGACATGCCGCTGCAGAAGCTGCGCGTCGAGTCCTACGCCGGGATGGTCTTCGCCTCCTTCAACCAGGACATCGAACCGCTCGAGGACTTCCTGGGCGATGCGAAGCTGTGGATGGACCGCTTCATGATGCAGGGCGCAGGCTTCGGCATCAAGGTCCAGGGCGAGCACAAGTTCCGCTTCGACGGCAACTGGAAGATTCAGCTGGAGAACACCACCGACGGCTACCACTTCCCCATAGTTCACCGTTCGTGGATGGCCTCGGTCGACGCCGAAACCGCTGACATGCTCTCCTTCATGACCGATGAGAACGCGGTGACCCACGCGCTGGGCAACGGCCACAGCGTCGCCATCATGGTCCCCGAGCACGTGGAGCTGGATGCCGACGACGGCACCGAGGAGCTGCAGGAACGATTCCGCCACATCATCGATGAACTCTCCGAGACGATGCCGGCCGACCAGGTCCGCCGCATCGTGCGTTCGATGCACGGTGCCGGGTTCAACCTGAACCTGTTCCCGAACGTCGCCATGTCGATGTCCTTCTTCCGCGTGCTGCGCCCGATCTCGGTCAACGAGACCGAGGTCCAGCACATGGCCCTGGGCCTGGATGGCGGACCGGAAAGCGTCAACCGCGAACGCCTGCGCATCCACGAACACTTCCAGGGCCCGTTCGGTTTCGGTACACCCGATGATGCCGAGGCATGGGACCGCGTGCAGCGCGGCGCCAACGGCAACCCGCAGATGCCGATCATGGTCAACCGCGGCCTGAACCGCGAAACGACGGGTACAGAAGGCTGGAAGACATCGCACGTGACCGACGAATCAGGCATGCGCGAATCCTACTCGCAGTGGAAGAAGATGATGGGCAATGACTAG
- a CDS encoding PAS domain-containing sensor histidine kinase, with the protein MDTQKYEPSEADARILLTGLEQCLLMHDAATKDILWANPAACRMFGFTLDELRPLKANDMSGLAEPYSRTIGRRWLQDAVEHGASRTQWMYRNKDGQDFLTEALARHVVLEEREVVLVEFRDVEREERLKSGLERTKGRLNAFIGNMGEAILVIGVDGRISYASNSLFPQLGLHPHEVIGLDFAGFCRGEAAQAFARASAECAQDDGMVTCRLELHGPAGESRWFGAACQRIDLKHDLAGTLVFLHDITERVREDRERERDQEHLNYLARYNVMGDMAMALSHELGQPLGAATNFLDGVQRRHQAGTMSVAELEFGLQNAQRQVERANQILRSLRGFVGTLETSEQHVDLNAVAQDCRYFIELVASRHSTTLEVALDPGELPVLCEKVLIGQVVLNLCRNAIEEMSGFPQEQRMVRLETAREGGFAVFRVIDHGSGLSGFPDGRIFDGAFTTKADGSGLGLALSHRIVTRHHGTITAEENPGGGSTFSFALPLT; encoded by the coding sequence GTGGATACCCAAAAATACGAACCGTCAGAGGCCGACGCGCGGATCCTGCTCACCGGGTTGGAGCAGTGCCTGCTGATGCACGATGCTGCGACGAAGGACATCCTGTGGGCGAACCCGGCGGCGTGCCGGATGTTCGGATTCACGCTCGATGAACTGCGCCCGCTGAAGGCAAACGACATGAGCGGCCTGGCCGAGCCCTACAGCCGGACCATCGGACGGCGCTGGCTCCAGGATGCCGTGGAGCACGGGGCCAGCCGGACGCAGTGGATGTACCGGAACAAGGACGGACAGGACTTCCTCACCGAGGCACTGGCCCGGCACGTGGTGCTCGAGGAGCGCGAGGTGGTGCTCGTCGAATTCCGCGACGTGGAACGCGAGGAACGGCTCAAGAGCGGACTGGAGCGGACCAAGGGCCGGCTGAACGCATTCATCGGGAACATGGGCGAGGCGATCCTGGTCATCGGCGTGGACGGGAGGATCTCCTATGCGAGCAATTCGTTGTTTCCGCAGCTGGGACTCCACCCGCACGAGGTGATCGGGCTGGACTTCGCCGGGTTCTGCCGGGGCGAAGCGGCACAGGCCTTTGCCCGGGCGTCGGCCGAATGCGCGCAGGACGACGGCATGGTCACCTGCCGGCTGGAACTGCATGGTCCCGCGGGGGAGTCGCGTTGGTTCGGGGCCGCCTGCCAGCGCATCGACCTGAAGCACGACCTGGCCGGCACGCTGGTTTTCCTGCACGACATCACCGAGCGGGTGCGCGAGGACCGGGAACGCGAGCGCGACCAGGAGCACCTGAACTATCTGGCCCGGTACAACGTCATGGGCGACATGGCGATGGCGCTTTCGCACGAGCTGGGCCAGCCGCTGGGCGCAGCCACCAACTTCCTGGACGGAGTCCAACGCCGCCACCAGGCGGGCACGATGAGCGTCGCCGAGCTGGAGTTCGGGCTTCAGAACGCGCAACGGCAGGTCGAGCGGGCCAACCAGATCCTGCGCAGCCTGCGTGGCTTCGTGGGCACGCTGGAGACCTCTGAACAACATGTCGACCTGAACGCCGTGGCGCAAGACTGCCGGTACTTCATCGAACTGGTTGCCTCGCGGCACTCCACGACGCTGGAGGTCGCCCTGGATCCGGGGGAGCTGCCGGTGCTCTGCGAGAAGGTGCTGATCGGCCAGGTGGTGCTGAACCTGTGCCGCAACGCGATCGAGGAGATGTCCGGCTTCCCGCAGGAGCAGCGCATGGTGCGGCTCGAAACGGCGCGGGAGGGCGGCTTCGCCGTCTTCCGGGTCATCGACCACGGATCAGGGCTCTCCGGCTTCCCCGACGGGCGGATCTTCGACGGCGCGTTCACCACGAAGGCCGATGGCAGCGGGCTCGGGCTGGCGTTGAGCCACCGGATCGTCACCCGGCACCACGGCACCATCACCGCGGAGGAAAACCCCGGCGGCGGCTCGACGTTCTCCTTCGCGCTGCCGCTGACCTGA
- a CDS encoding amidohydrolase, giving the protein MPTSRLTKVESAPRNADFVFTGGPVLTMDGDRPLAESVAVRGGRIVSVGSALEVHDFVGPATERIDLAGRTLLPGFIDPHMHSALVQLADWVEVSPMSTPTADAVFTALRSAAPTSTGWVLAQQFDPSITIGHPRLDRTLLDRLIPDRPALVLESNGHVAYANSLAFELAGVDRDTPDPPAGRYVRDERGELTGRLEESSATAAFTIGFPMASGDALVGRIRDLLWHAAGKGTTLLHDCGIGSIDGATDLEVLRKAIATDSPVRYRGMLVSSAYDEWSRLGLTPGFGDDLFRVHGIKAWSDGSNQAGSGYQREPYLGTTSRGTLNYSAEELAEIVLRAHIDGWQVGVHANGDAAIDVTIDAFDQALAAHPRADHRHRVEHCSILHPEQIEHMASLGLSPSFLIGHIRWWGTAFRDRLLGPERANLYDPCASALRAGLRISLHSDWNVTPLDPLRYVEDAVTRVMAENGEVLNPDECIPVEAALRAVTIDAAWQCRSEDITGSIEVGKFADFVLLEEDPRNVDPTTISKIAVSETRLAGEVRFCR; this is encoded by the coding sequence ATGCCCACCTCACGCCTCACAAAGGTCGAGTCAGCACCCCGCAACGCTGATTTTGTATTCACCGGTGGACCGGTGTTGACGATGGATGGGGACCGTCCCTTGGCGGAATCGGTTGCAGTTCGTGGTGGGCGCATCGTGTCGGTCGGATCCGCGCTGGAAGTCCACGACTTTGTCGGGCCCGCCACGGAACGGATTGATCTGGCCGGACGGACGCTTCTTCCCGGGTTCATCGATCCGCACATGCATTCGGCGTTGGTTCAACTCGCTGACTGGGTTGAGGTGAGCCCCATGTCCACGCCAACCGCTGACGCGGTGTTTACCGCTTTACGTAGTGCCGCGCCGACCTCGACGGGCTGGGTGCTGGCCCAACAGTTCGATCCGAGCATCACGATCGGACATCCACGACTGGATCGCACACTGCTCGATCGCCTGATCCCCGATCGACCGGCTCTGGTGTTGGAAAGCAACGGACACGTCGCCTACGCGAACTCTCTCGCCTTCGAGCTAGCCGGTGTCGATCGTGATACGCCGGATCCGCCCGCAGGCCGGTATGTGCGCGATGAGCGGGGCGAGTTGACGGGCAGGCTCGAGGAATCGTCGGCGACCGCCGCATTCACCATCGGGTTTCCCATGGCCAGCGGCGACGCACTGGTGGGCCGTATCCGTGACCTGCTGTGGCATGCGGCAGGCAAGGGCACGACGCTGCTGCACGACTGCGGTATCGGATCGATCGACGGGGCCACCGATCTCGAGGTGCTGCGGAAAGCCATTGCAACAGATTCGCCGGTGCGCTACCGAGGGATGCTGGTGTCCAGCGCCTACGACGAATGGTCGCGGCTGGGCCTGACGCCGGGATTCGGTGACGACTTGTTCCGGGTGCACGGAATCAAAGCGTGGTCAGACGGATCCAACCAGGCCGGATCCGGATATCAACGGGAACCGTACCTTGGCACCACGTCGCGCGGCACCCTCAATTATTCAGCTGAAGAACTCGCCGAGATCGTGCTCAGGGCCCACATCGACGGCTGGCAAGTTGGTGTGCACGCCAATGGCGACGCAGCAATCGACGTCACGATCGACGCGTTCGATCAGGCTTTGGCTGCACACCCTCGCGCGGATCATCGTCACCGGGTCGAGCACTGCAGCATCCTGCATCCGGAGCAGATCGAGCACATGGCATCTCTCGGCCTGTCGCCGTCGTTTCTGATAGGCCACATTCGTTGGTGGGGTACCGCGTTCCGCGACCGGTTGCTGGGGCCAGAACGCGCGAACCTCTATGATCCGTGCGCATCAGCACTGCGCGCGGGGTTACGGATTTCACTGCACAGCGACTGGAACGTCACTCCGCTGGATCCACTGCGATACGTGGAGGACGCCGTCACCCGGGTGATGGCCGAAAATGGTGAGGTGCTGAACCCCGACGAATGCATCCCGGTCGAGGCGGCTCTGCGCGCGGTCACGATCGATGCAGCCTGGCAATGCCGATCGGAGGACATCACCGGGTCGATCGAGGTCGGCAAATTCGCGGACTTCGTCCTGCTGGAAGAGGACCCGCGGAACGTCGATCCGACCACCATCTCAAAGATCGCCGTTTCGGAGACGCGGCTGGCCGGCGAGGTCCGCTTCTGCCGATGA